A section of the Kribbella sp. HUAS MG21 genome encodes:
- a CDS encoding helix-turn-helix domain-containing protein: MAPQPLPCARPTRADAARNYDRLVTAARDTFAEHGTGTSLEEIARRAGVGIGTLYRRFPSRTALLEAVYVDEIQSVCDRAYDFDRELEPFDALAAWLRSFVGYGLSKKSLAGELIDALGKDSPFFAACKANVQEAGQLLLDKAKASGDVRPELELMDVMRLVGGIAHNSDTQPEQAHRLLDIVLCGLRPAAS; the protein is encoded by the coding sequence GTGGCGCCGCAACCCCTGCCGTGCGCGCGGCCGACCCGCGCGGACGCCGCCCGGAACTACGACCGCCTGGTGACGGCCGCCCGGGACACGTTCGCCGAGCACGGCACCGGCACGTCGCTCGAGGAGATCGCCCGCCGGGCCGGCGTCGGCATCGGCACGCTCTACCGCCGGTTCCCGAGCCGGACCGCGCTGCTCGAGGCGGTGTACGTCGACGAGATCCAGTCGGTCTGCGACCGCGCGTACGACTTCGACCGGGAGCTCGAGCCGTTCGACGCGCTCGCCGCGTGGCTGCGCAGCTTCGTCGGCTACGGCCTGTCCAAGAAGAGCCTGGCCGGTGAACTGATCGATGCTCTGGGCAAGGACTCGCCGTTCTTCGCGGCCTGCAAGGCGAACGTGCAGGAGGCCGGGCAACTGCTGCTGGACAAGGCGAAGGCGTCCGGCGACGTCCGTCCGGAGCTGGAGCTGATGGACGTCATGCGGCTGGTCGGCGGCATCGCCCACAACTCCGACACCCAGCCGGAGCAGGCGCATCGCCTGCTCGACATCGTGCTCTGCGGCCTCAGGCCCGCTGCCTCCTGA
- a CDS encoding dTDP-4-dehydrorhamnose 3,5-epimerase family protein translates to MRAHRTAIDGVLRIELEVKPNDDGWFKENFHRAKLAELGMDVVQHNVAHFEQAGVLRGIHAEPWDKYLSPSSGRVFAAVVELRDTAAFGRVETFELGTSDALYVPRGVGNSFCTLTPHTTYNFLVNEHWSPERIAVDPFDRELAIDWPGDDLKYTERDAANPSLDDLRRQRA, encoded by the coding sequence GTGAGAGCGCACCGGACGGCGATCGACGGCGTACTGCGCATCGAACTGGAGGTCAAGCCCAACGACGACGGCTGGTTCAAGGAGAACTTCCACCGCGCGAAACTCGCCGAGCTCGGGATGGATGTCGTCCAGCACAACGTCGCGCACTTCGAGCAGGCGGGCGTCCTGCGCGGGATCCACGCCGAGCCCTGGGACAAGTACCTGTCGCCGTCGTCGGGCCGGGTGTTCGCCGCCGTCGTGGAGCTGCGAGACACCGCCGCGTTCGGCCGCGTCGAGACCTTCGAGCTCGGTACGTCGGACGCACTCTACGTGCCGCGCGGCGTGGGGAACTCGTTCTGCACGCTGACGCCGCACACGACGTACAACTTCCTGGTGAACGAGCACTGGTCGCCGGAGCGGATCGCCGTCGACCCGTTCGACCGGGAGCTGGCCATCGACTGGCCGGGCGACGACCTCAAATACACCGAGCGGGACGCCGCGAACCCTTCGCTGGACGACCTCAGGAGGCAGCGGGCCTGA
- a CDS encoding DUF2786 domain-containing protein yields MSDEEILRLLPVAAASVARGDDRADTELARLGAYDERDRAQVDRCLESFLTGLLRTAWERGWAPADVVQYGRRELDPGIEPLLVATISEEHRSYHPDTIDPRWLDQLTDVGVTQPFTQLSLTSWAAAARIGRYLLFHQALSIAGFLQTLPIMARLLPIPGTTARHDRAAVPANGKMLARIRALLAKAEATEFPDEAEALSGKAQELMAKFSLDSALVEAEVEIPDDSAARRLWVETPYVSAKAQLVGAVAAANRCRTVVIEALAVVTIVGSELDLQHTEILSTSLLVQANRAMLAAGKHVGRRGESRTRSFRQSFLMAYALRIGERLQATASAAEAAVPETDAQRLLPVLTKREERVEALYTKLFPHTTTRRTRITNGAGWEAGLTAADQAQLDARRQVRR; encoded by the coding sequence GTGAGTGACGAGGAAATCCTGCGCCTGTTGCCGGTCGCGGCGGCGAGTGTTGCCCGAGGCGACGATCGGGCGGATACGGAACTGGCGCGTCTCGGGGCGTACGACGAACGTGACCGGGCGCAGGTGGATCGTTGCCTGGAGTCGTTTCTCACCGGCTTGCTCCGTACGGCCTGGGAGCGCGGCTGGGCGCCGGCCGACGTCGTGCAGTACGGCCGCCGCGAGCTGGACCCCGGCATCGAGCCGCTGCTGGTCGCCACGATCTCCGAGGAGCACCGCTCCTACCACCCCGACACGATCGACCCGCGCTGGCTCGACCAGCTCACCGATGTCGGGGTGACACAGCCGTTTACGCAACTCAGCCTCACTTCCTGGGCCGCTGCGGCTCGGATCGGTCGCTATCTGCTCTTCCACCAGGCCCTGTCCATCGCGGGCTTCCTGCAGACGCTGCCGATCATGGCCCGCCTGCTGCCCATACCTGGTACGACGGCCCGCCACGACCGTGCCGCCGTACCGGCGAACGGGAAGATGCTCGCGCGGATCCGGGCGCTGCTCGCCAAGGCGGAGGCGACCGAGTTCCCGGACGAGGCCGAAGCCCTGTCCGGTAAGGCGCAAGAGCTGATGGCCAAGTTCTCGCTCGACAGCGCGCTGGTGGAGGCGGAGGTGGAGATCCCGGACGACTCGGCCGCGCGCCGGCTCTGGGTGGAGACGCCGTACGTCTCGGCCAAGGCACAGCTGGTCGGTGCGGTCGCCGCGGCGAACCGGTGCCGGACCGTCGTGATCGAGGCGCTGGCCGTGGTCACGATCGTCGGCTCCGAGCTGGATCTGCAGCACACGGAGATCCTCAGCACCTCGCTGCTGGTGCAGGCGAATCGCGCGATGCTTGCCGCAGGCAAACACGTCGGCCGGCGCGGTGAGTCCCGGACCCGATCGTTCCGGCAGTCGTTCCTGATGGCGTACGCGCTGCGGATCGGTGAGCGTCTCCAAGCGACCGCGTCCGCTGCGGAGGCCGCCGTACCGGAGACCGATGCGCAGCGGCTGCTGCCGGTGCTGACGAAACGCGAGGAGCGGGTCGAGGCCTTGTACACCAAGCTGTTCCCGCACACGACGACCCGGCGGACCCGGATCACGAACGGCGCCGGCTGGGAGGCGGGCCTGACTGCAGCGGATCAGGCGCAGCTGGACGCCCGCCGCCAGGTGCGCCGGTGA
- a CDS encoding FAD-binding oxidoreductase encodes MTQLAEEFEALRANLQGTVLTPADEGYDAARRLWNAEHVREPAVIVQPRSAADVQAAVRYAVAEGLEIAVRGGAHNMAGLSSVDGGLMIDLSLLNQVSVDPEARRARAGGGALLGDLDAATQEHGLAVPAGIVSHTGVGGLTLGGGMGLLTRMHGLSIDNLESVQIVTADGSLRRAAADENADLFWAVRGGGGNFGVVTEFEFRLHQAGPIVNYGIAFFDQADGAQMLRAAREVIPALPREVNVVIACLNAPPAPFVPAEHHFKLGYALVAVGFGSAEQHAEAMQRLRGSVAPLFEFATPMPYVAVQQLLDEPNAWGTYHYEKGTYLSELSDGVIDVITEQFPLKTSPLSVTMFYHLDNGYLETADDATAFSGQRAERYAMFVIATTPVLEALEAERAWVRKFWNALQPHAINIGSYVNGLTDPDEDRLRASYGTKYDRLVDIKRKYDPTNIFHRNQNIKP; translated from the coding sequence ATGACTCAGCTTGCGGAGGAATTCGAGGCCCTGCGGGCGAACCTGCAAGGGACGGTGCTCACACCGGCCGACGAGGGGTACGACGCGGCGCGGCGGCTGTGGAACGCCGAGCACGTCCGGGAGCCGGCGGTGATCGTCCAGCCGCGGTCGGCCGCGGACGTCCAGGCCGCCGTACGGTATGCGGTTGCCGAAGGGCTCGAGATCGCGGTCCGCGGCGGTGCGCACAACATGGCGGGGCTGTCGTCGGTGGACGGCGGACTGATGATCGACCTCAGCCTGCTCAACCAGGTGTCGGTCGACCCGGAGGCGCGGCGGGCCCGCGCGGGCGGCGGGGCGCTGCTCGGGGACCTCGACGCGGCGACCCAGGAACACGGACTCGCCGTACCGGCCGGCATCGTCAGCCACACCGGCGTCGGCGGGCTGACGCTCGGCGGCGGGATGGGGCTGCTGACGCGGATGCACGGGCTCAGCATCGACAACCTGGAGTCGGTCCAGATCGTCACGGCGGACGGGAGTCTGCGGCGTGCCGCGGCGGACGAGAACGCGGACCTGTTCTGGGCGGTGCGCGGCGGGGGCGGGAACTTCGGGGTGGTGACCGAGTTCGAGTTCCGGCTGCACCAGGCCGGGCCGATCGTGAACTACGGCATCGCATTCTTCGACCAGGCGGACGGCGCGCAGATGCTGCGGGCGGCGCGCGAGGTGATTCCGGCGCTGCCGCGCGAGGTCAACGTGGTGATCGCCTGCCTGAACGCGCCGCCGGCGCCGTTCGTCCCGGCGGAGCACCACTTCAAGCTCGGGTACGCGCTGGTGGCCGTTGGGTTCGGGTCGGCGGAGCAGCACGCGGAGGCGATGCAGCGGTTGCGCGGGTCGGTGGCGCCGCTGTTCGAGTTCGCGACGCCGATGCCGTACGTCGCCGTACAGCAGCTGCTCGACGAGCCGAACGCGTGGGGGACGTACCACTACGAGAAGGGGACGTACCTGTCGGAGCTGAGCGACGGGGTCATCGACGTGATCACCGAGCAGTTCCCGCTGAAGACGTCGCCGCTGTCGGTGACGATGTTTTACCACCTCGACAACGGCTACCTGGAGACTGCGGACGACGCGACCGCCTTCAGCGGGCAGCGGGCGGAGCGCTACGCGATGTTCGTCATCGCTACTACACCGGTCCTGGAGGCGCTGGAGGCGGAGCGCGCGTGGGTCCGCAAGTTCTGGAACGCCCTCCAGCCCCACGCGATCAACATCGGCAGCTACGTCAACGGCCTCACCGACCCCGACGAGGACCGCCTCCGCGCGTCGTACGGCACCAAATACGACCGCCTGGTCGACATCAAACGCAAGTACGACCCGACAAACATCTTCCACCGCAACCAAAACATCAAGCCATAA
- a CDS encoding SDR family NAD(P)-dependent oxidoreductase, whose amino-acid sequence MSEIPSAFPPASVVLVSGGSRGLGLAIVTDLLETGRKVAAFARTVTPELTALGEKYPDHLYYGSVDVNDQAAGQAFVKEVEQALGPIDGLVNNAAIGQDSLHVHTSAEHLAEIIQTNLTSPLILTRFVLRRMLAKGLKGRIVNITSICAQRGFPGLVAYSATKGGMDAATRALARELGGRVLANAVAPGFFASEMSAVLGQTQLDQITRRTPTGHLTEPEEVLPVIRMLLLENTNINGQVLVVDGAASI is encoded by the coding sequence ATGTCTGAAATTCCCAGTGCTTTCCCGCCGGCGTCGGTCGTGCTCGTGTCGGGTGGTTCCCGCGGGCTCGGCCTCGCGATCGTCACCGACCTGCTGGAGACCGGCCGGAAGGTGGCCGCGTTCGCCCGCACCGTCACGCCGGAGCTGACCGCGCTCGGCGAGAAGTACCCGGACCATCTGTACTACGGGTCGGTCGACGTCAACGACCAGGCGGCCGGGCAGGCGTTCGTGAAGGAGGTCGAGCAGGCACTCGGCCCGATCGACGGCCTGGTCAACAACGCGGCGATCGGCCAGGACTCGCTCCACGTCCACACGTCGGCGGAGCACCTGGCGGAGATCATCCAGACCAACCTCACGTCACCGCTCATCCTCACGCGCTTCGTCCTGCGCCGGATGCTGGCGAAGGGCTTGAAGGGCCGGATCGTCAACATCACGTCGATCTGCGCGCAACGCGGATTCCCGGGCCTGGTCGCGTACTCGGCCACCAAGGGCGGAATGGACGCCGCCACCCGCGCACTGGCCCGCGAACTCGGCGGCCGCGTCCTGGCCAACGCAGTGGCCCCCGGCTTCTTCGCCTCCGAAATGTCCGCCGTCCTGGGCCAGACCCAACTCGACCAAATAACCCGCCGAACCCCCACCGGCCACCTCACCGAACCCGAAGAAGTCCTCCCCGTAATCCGCATGCTCCTCCTGGAAAACACCAACATCAACGGCCAGGTCCTGGTAGTAGACGGCGCCGCCTCGATCTAA
- a CDS encoding AMP-binding protein: protein MSTRRRSTALIGDDNTVVVGGKRLTWRTLHKLPQLPSPAAVLVDNGADALAALRHHAVHGTELLVATETRVDELMREELGESGFAIVLPDGTVTPAKLKRVEESGRAWLLTSGSTGRPKRIGHTLESLTTVTADQPPRTWLLPYSPGTYAWWQVVTLSLTQADQGLVVVEPHELEDWPAIATEHGVTAASGTPTFWRQAIYRDADALGAVPLEQLTLGGEPVDQAILDQLREIFPKARISWIYASSEVGASIVVHDGKAGFPKAWLDREPRPDRPVLSVEGDELVIRSPHHGAGLVGAVRTGDRVEYDGDRVLITGRLDSDEINVGGSKVSAGVVRNVLMGHPGVSWARVFARKAPLVGRMVAAEVVPNRSLGPITDADLVQWCSTRLPDYGVPRRIKFLDEIPQKETLKSDV, encoded by the coding sequence GTGAGCACCCGGCGCCGCAGCACCGCGCTGATCGGTGACGACAACACCGTCGTCGTCGGCGGCAAGCGCCTGACCTGGCGGACGTTGCACAAGCTCCCGCAGCTGCCGTCGCCGGCCGCTGTCCTCGTCGACAACGGCGCCGACGCGCTCGCCGCGCTGCGCCACCACGCCGTACACGGCACCGAGCTCCTCGTCGCCACCGAGACCCGGGTGGACGAGCTCATGCGCGAGGAGCTGGGCGAGTCCGGGTTCGCGATCGTCCTGCCCGACGGCACGGTCACGCCGGCCAAACTCAAGCGGGTCGAGGAGTCCGGGCGGGCCTGGCTGCTCACCTCCGGCTCCACCGGCCGTCCCAAGCGCATCGGCCACACGCTCGAGTCCCTGACCACGGTCACCGCCGACCAGCCGCCGCGCACCTGGCTGCTGCCGTACTCGCCCGGCACCTACGCCTGGTGGCAGGTCGTCACGCTCTCGCTCACCCAGGCCGACCAGGGCCTCGTCGTCGTCGAGCCGCACGAGCTGGAGGACTGGCCCGCGATCGCCACCGAGCACGGCGTGACAGCCGCGTCCGGTACGCCGACCTTCTGGCGTCAGGCCATCTACCGCGACGCCGACGCGCTGGGCGCCGTACCGCTGGAGCAGCTCACGCTCGGCGGCGAGCCCGTCGACCAGGCCATCCTCGACCAGCTCCGGGAGATCTTCCCGAAGGCGCGGATCTCCTGGATCTACGCCTCGTCCGAGGTCGGCGCGTCGATCGTCGTCCACGACGGCAAGGCCGGGTTCCCGAAGGCGTGGCTGGACCGCGAGCCGCGGCCGGACCGCCCGGTGCTGAGTGTCGAGGGCGACGAGCTCGTCATCCGCTCGCCGCACCACGGCGCCGGGCTGGTCGGCGCTGTTCGTACCGGCGACCGGGTCGAGTACGACGGCGACCGGGTGCTGATCACCGGCCGGCTGGACAGCGACGAGATCAACGTCGGTGGGTCCAAGGTGTCGGCGGGTGTGGTCCGCAACGTGCTGATGGGGCATCCCGGCGTCTCGTGGGCGCGGGTGTTCGCCCGGAAGGCGCCGCTGGTCGGCCGGATGGTCGCGGCCGAGGTGGTCCCGAACCGGTCACTCGGCCCGATCACCGACGCCGACCTGGTCCAGTGGTGCTCGACCCGGCTGCCGGACTACGGCGTGCCGCGGCGGATCAAGTTCCTCGACGAGATCCCGCAGAAGGAAACCCTGAAGAGCGATGTCTGA
- a CDS encoding acyl carrier protein translates to MSSVDRSRVRELMGEVMTAQGRALPADDTADLREIGFRSLDFSELALRVEDELGDELNFDAPGLRRIATVGDVLDFIEHLQSA, encoded by the coding sequence ATGAGTTCGGTGGATCGGAGTCGGGTCAGGGAGTTGATGGGTGAGGTGATGACGGCCCAGGGCCGTGCGTTGCCGGCCGACGACACGGCGGACCTCCGCGAGATCGGGTTCCGGTCGCTGGACTTCTCCGAGCTGGCCCTCCGGGTGGAGGACGAGCTCGGCGACGAGCTGAACTTCGATGCCCCCGGGCTGCGCCGGATCGCGACGGTCGGCGACGTACTGGATTTCATCGAACACCTCCAGTCGGCGTGA
- a CDS encoding family 10 glycosylhydrolase — MRVWRAMGVLGVTAGVLLGGLSSTASAVETAGNEQKCAPSASTPLRQFRASWVASVVNIDWPSKTGLSAAQQQAELIGWLDDAARQNHNAVILQVRPTADAFWPSKVEPWSRYLTGQQGGDPGYDPLAFAVAEAHKRNLELHAWFNPYRLSMNTDINALLPTHPARQHPDWVVSYGGKLYYNPGIPAARELVEDAIMDAVENYDIDGVHFDDYFYPYPVAGQVFDDAATFAQYGGGFTKLADWRRNNIDLLIQELDQKIHASKPWVKFGVSPFAVWRNKGTDPEGSDTTAGAQTYDDLYADTRKWVREEWIDYIVPQVYWAGGFAPADYNKLVPWWADQVRDTRVHLYIGEATYKVGTSAQSPDWSDPKELSDHLAFTSTIPEVKGNIYFSAKDVRADRLGATTLLNNTWYSRPALVPTMPALDSRAPLPAHAVHATRTADGVQVKWSRTSQDTTAYAIYRRELRGGDHCPDNDARNLIATVRSTGAAQSYADSTATPGTAYIYSVTALDRLANQSVPIPAVSLR; from the coding sequence ATGAGAGTCTGGCGGGCGATGGGTGTTCTCGGGGTGACGGCCGGTGTGCTGCTCGGTGGTCTGAGCAGTACGGCGTCGGCCGTGGAGACGGCGGGGAACGAGCAGAAGTGTGCGCCGAGCGCGTCCACGCCGCTGCGGCAGTTCCGGGCCAGCTGGGTCGCGTCGGTGGTGAACATCGACTGGCCCTCGAAGACCGGCCTGAGCGCCGCGCAGCAGCAGGCCGAGCTGATCGGCTGGCTCGACGACGCGGCCCGGCAGAACCACAACGCGGTCATCCTGCAGGTCCGGCCGACCGCGGACGCGTTCTGGCCGTCCAAGGTCGAGCCCTGGTCGCGGTACCTGACCGGCCAGCAGGGCGGCGACCCCGGCTACGACCCGCTGGCGTTCGCGGTCGCCGAGGCCCACAAGCGGAACCTCGAGCTGCACGCCTGGTTCAACCCGTACCGGCTGTCGATGAACACCGACATCAACGCGCTGCTGCCGACCCACCCGGCGCGCCAGCACCCGGACTGGGTCGTCTCGTACGGCGGGAAGCTGTACTACAACCCAGGCATCCCGGCCGCGCGCGAGCTGGTCGAGGACGCGATCATGGACGCGGTCGAGAACTACGACATCGACGGCGTGCACTTCGACGACTACTTCTACCCGTACCCGGTGGCCGGCCAGGTGTTCGACGACGCGGCCACGTTCGCGCAGTACGGCGGCGGCTTCACGAAGCTGGCCGACTGGCGGCGGAACAACATCGACCTGCTGATCCAGGAGCTCGACCAGAAGATCCACGCGAGCAAGCCGTGGGTGAAGTTCGGCGTCTCGCCGTTCGCGGTCTGGCGCAACAAGGGCACCGACCCGGAGGGCTCCGACACCACGGCCGGCGCGCAGACGTACGACGACCTGTACGCGGACACCCGGAAGTGGGTCCGCGAGGAGTGGATCGACTACATCGTGCCGCAGGTCTACTGGGCGGGCGGGTTCGCGCCGGCGGACTACAACAAGCTCGTCCCGTGGTGGGCGGACCAGGTCCGCGACACCCGCGTCCACCTCTACATCGGCGAGGCGACGTACAAGGTCGGTACGTCGGCGCAGTCGCCGGACTGGTCGGACCCGAAGGAGCTGAGCGACCACCTGGCGTTCACCAGCACGATCCCCGAGGTGAAGGGCAACATCTACTTCTCTGCGAAGGACGTGCGCGCGGACCGGCTCGGGGCGACCACGCTGCTCAACAACACCTGGTACTCGCGGCCGGCGCTGGTGCCGACGATGCCCGCGCTCGACTCCCGCGCGCCGCTGCCGGCGCACGCGGTGCACGCGACGCGGACCGCCGACGGTGTCCAGGTGAAGTGGTCGCGGACGTCGCAGGACACCACGGCGTACGCGATCTACCGGCGTGAGCTGCGCGGCGGCGACCACTGCCCGGACAACGACGCCCGCAACCTGATCGCCACGGTCCGCTCGACCGGGGCTGCGCAGTCGTACGCCGACAGCACGGCCACTCCGGGGACGGCGTACATCTACTCCGTCACCGCGCTGGACCGGCTCGCCAACCAGAGCGTGCCGATTCCGGCGGTCTCGCTCCGCTGA